ATCTATTGTTTTCATTCGCCTTTTGTTTTACATTTTGCTTGAAGTTTGGAAGATGCATTTTCTGCTTAATCTAGTACAACTGTACAATATAAAAGATTATGTATATTTGCGCTTATTCTAGGTTAGCATCCACATGTGCACAAGTGGATGCATTTCTACCCCGAAAAAAAATGCTTTTCTTAATATAAACGGAGTACAACCAAGATACATTTACTGCCAAAAGTTCAAGAATAAGGATAGGTGCATTACACTTTATAGCTCTAAACTGTTCACTGTTAATTATGAAGGGTCCATGGAGACTAGTATGTTCATTCTATAGTCCACTTATGAAGGTTTAAGGAGATGAGTTCAACTATCTCCTAAAATTTGATGCTGTTACTTGTTTGGGAACCAAAGAAACTGTCTAGTTGACGTTTGAGGATGGTGTCAGATTTATATTAAGTCACTTTTTTGGATAGATTACTTTTCTGAAGAAAACTGAATTGGCGTATTGCAGATGGGATTATATTCGGCAGCTTTACCAAGCATTTCTGAAACTCTCTTGAAGGATCACAATCTTAAAAAAAGAATGTCTTCAAATCTCTTGGAGGATCATGATCAAGAAAATGAATTATCTACCGTATCATAGGAAATTTAGTTGTTATTATAAATGATTGGGCACAAACAAATCACCTTTTGTTTATTTGGGAAATATCATGTGTTATACTCGACGTTATTAGATGCTTTTGGGGTAGTAATATATAGTGAGAACAGATTACTTTCACTTTAGCCATCAGGTCTTCTCCCAGCTGCTAAAGAAATGTATTATGTATGAGCAAGCATGTATTGTCCTACAAtttagttagtcaatttgtagaTTTTTCCATTACTTTTTTAAAGTAATGTTTCTACATGACAGGTAATAGCTAACTTCAGTGCAACATGGTGTGATCCTTGTAGAATGATGGCGCCATACTACCGGGATCTGTCTGAGCAGCATTCTTCTATAATGTTTTTATCCATTGATGTTGACGAACTAGCTGTAAGTAGCGCAACTTATATATAAAGACTGAATAAATAGTTTTAAGATGTATGCCCATAGCAGTTCAGTGGCAAAAGTCTTGTCTTTCTGACTGATCACTTACTCAACAAATGATTAGAAAGACCTCAAAACCCCTGGTTAAATGATTGTCCGCCTCTGAGTAACTTGCACGTAGTTCTGGGAAAAAGGAAATCTATATTTTTGCAGGCTATGCTGTGTGATATACAAGGAGTTCAGTCTGCTAATTATTCTAGGCACTGATATCTTTGTGTGTAGGAGTTCAGCGCGAAATGGGAAATCAAAGCTACTCCAACATTCTTTTTCCTTAAAAACGGGCAGCAATTTGACAAGCTCGTGGGAGCCAACAGGCCAGAGCTGCTGAAGAAAATAGCATCTGCGATGGATTCAGGAGCAccgagttagaaaaagagaagtGGTTCGCTAGGGAACCACATGTATTTTGTTTTCCTTTCAATGCATTAGTTGGAGTGTGAATTCCTATGATATTGCATGTTGCATCATGCATATCTGTACAGAAGCTTTAGCTAATCATATCCAAAATTTCCCACACTGGATAATGTAAATTCCCGTTCCCACCACAGCTTCTTCTACTTACTCCTGCTTAATTCTATTTACAAGACTGTCTTTCTTTTACCCCTAATTTTTCTTTGCATATGTAAAACATATTTGTACGTGTATTTCCTTCTCGACGAGAAACTAATCACCTTATAAGCAGCTTGATTATATGGTTAAATGTACTTATAtctaatatatatacacataaatatttataaatatttttccTAGTTTAATATCGAGTAAATATTAAGCTCTCACTGATTAAAAAAACGAATATACTAATATGTCTGATTCCTTTCTACATGATAATCCATATATAACTAGAAATGTGTCCTCAAATTCCATTATTATGATGTTGCAATATTTATATAGTTTGTGAAGTACCAGGAAATAAATCAAATAATGTTGTTGGAGCCTTCGTTTCAGTTGGCTACATATATGCACTAGTAGTTAGCTATTCATGCAGAAGCTGGTGTACAAGTAAAAGGCAGGCTATATAAACGGATCAGCAGACTTATTTTAGCCAAATATCACCCAACCTCCGCTCCCTGGATTAATAATATCAATGATAATGTCACCTGTACTGTTTTGAATAGTGTTTGATTCATTTTACGGGCTGTAGCTGCAGATTTCATATACTAATCTAATCTATTAGTATGGGAGAAGATAGTAAAGACGATATTCCTGAGGTAACGCTTGATTTGTTCATGCATATATGTTGGATTTTCTCACTTTCATTTTCTTTACATGTTAAGCATATATCTGAAATGCCTGAAAGGGGAACCCTTGAATTTATGCAAACACAAAATTGGTGATTCATTACCGAATATTCAAGGCTTTAGTACTACATCTCGCCCATTGGAGAAAAATGATAACTCCCATTAATTTCATGTATGTGTGGATCAGTGGAGGCATGCCCGCCTGCAACTGAACAAGATATGCAGAAAATCTATATACTTTACACTTTATTTGACAGGATGATTATACACATCACACACCAATGGAAATAATTAAATGCATTAAGTGAAAAAAGCAGCTTAACATTAGAGATTCTATTGAATTACTATGTGACTTGGCTGTAAATTTTCTTAGTTAGTTTGTTTGGAAACCTTTTATTGTGCAGTTGCTTCCATTTGATAGCAccaaaaagaagaagaaaaagaaagttgTGATTCAAGATCATGGTGATGATGGGGTCAATAACTTAGCTGATAAGGCACAAAATTTATCAAGTATGTCTATATCAAATGAGAATGTGAACTCTTTATAAGGAAATCAGTGTGTCCCCTGTGCACGTATATTTCCTTTTTTCTTTACTAGCTAATGAAGTTGGTTTTTTATCATCGTGAGATGCTTGATAATTTTTTCTTTGTTGCGTTTAGTCTCAGAAGGAACTGAAAATGCCTTTGTTGGCttaaaaaagaagaagaagaaaccAGTAAGTCTTCTTTTCAAGGGCTCCTTTTAGGGATCAACTGAGATCATGGTAATGTGTGACAACAACAACATAATATCATTACCTTGCAGGTGGAAACAAACTCTTTGAGCAATGGGAGTGCTCATGCAGAAGGTGATCCTGATGGTATTGAATATGTTAATGCTAAGATTTCAAGCAGCCTAATTGCCATTCTCAAATATAACCATAACTAAGTTGTCTTGATGTTTCATTAGATGAGGCTGAAGGGGAAGGAAGTGAGAAGCCACCTCAATATCCGTGGGAAGGCAGTGATCGGGATTATGAGTATGAGGAGGTATGTATGCTTAATTTGTTTATGTATTAATTTTTCCATCTTTCTATTGATATACATTAACCTCTTTGACCTGCATGTTTTCAGCTACTCGGCAGAGTATTTCATATCCTTAGAGAGAATAATCCAGAGCTTGCTGGAGATAGACGAAGGACCGTGATGAGGCCTCCACAAGTTCTTCGAGAAGGCACAAAGAAGACAGTTTTTGTTAATTTTATGGATCTCTGCAGGGCGTAAGTTACCTCTTTTTCTCAGCAAGTATCAGTCATTGTCCCTTTTTTAGATATAATCATTATTTCTTAATTTTGCCCTAAAGTCAAGTTCCTACTATTATTACACCCCATATTACCTTCAATGAGCACACCAAAATAATGTCTACTGTACTTTCCATGGTTCCTGCTTTTAACTCACTGGAGCTTAGTGTTGCTTTTGCACCAGGacattaaaaatataaaaaaaatgatcTCAGAGAGATTCTTGCCCGTAGAAGATTTATATACTAATGTTGTCACGATTTGTTGAACATCTTCTGTTACTATGCAACCTTGATGATTGTAATACGTGTTTAAAACTTACAGAATGCATAGGCAGCCAGATCATGTCATGACTTTCTTACTGGCTGAAATGGGCACAAGCGGCTCTCTTGATGGTCAACAGAGATTAGTAGTCAAGGGTAGATTTGCTCCTAAAAATTTTGAGGGGATTTTACGAAGATACATCAGTTAAGTTCCTTGATCACACAAACACACAACTATACATGAGTCATTTGTGTAATATATATGGTTAATAACAACTGCCTATTTTACAAAAACTGGATTGTGACTTATTATAGAGTAATGTTAGCTTAGTAATCTCCGGGGAAAAACATTACAACACCTGTTTAGCCAAATCTTAACATATCTTTACACTTTGACTATTCAAGTTAAACCTCAGATAAATGAATACCTTGGATTGGGATAATCTTATGTATTTATTGAGGTTGAAAAATATATTGGTATTATGTTGGGATGGGAAAACATTATTCATTTGACGAGACTATTCGTTTATCGAGGTTCTACAGCATGATTATCTGCTTTCTCAAAGGCACACACATTCTGATTGCAGATGAGTATGTTATATGCAATGGATGTAGAACTCCAGACACAATTCTATCCAAAGAGAACCGTCTCTTCTTTCTCAGATGTGAACAGGCAAGTTCCCATTTTAATTTATCTGCACTCCTTGTCAAAAGTTGAAACCCTTcaatatttcatttcttcatgtaTTCTGAACATTCAAAATTCTGTGATAGATACCTCCAAGCATGTATTAGTTGTGATCTCCTTATTGTTATTGTTGTGGAAATAAAAGGTTGAGCTTTTACTGGGGTGTTTACATGTGCTTAGTAATAAACACCTCTGCACACACGTTGCACACACGTTGGCATTGTTGTTGTGCACTTTAAGTTGGTAATCTATATTAACATTTATCTAAGATTAGTtcatttaatttaaaaatcatgtcTAACCTGTGTTTCGCTCAGGCACCTGCTACTATACTTAAACAAGTTGAACCACTAAACTTGCATGTTTATTCATGGAAAACATGTCACATTGTATAGATGTCTGTAAGATATAGAGAAGAAATGGGCCGCCGTCGTCATAGTCGTCATTCGTGTTATAGTTTTCAGTTGAGAAATGATCATCGAGTCGTCGTTGCTTCCCGTCAAGAAACAACCATTGGATCGTCGGTAGTTGTCAGTTCACGTTGTAAATCGTCATTATTTTCAATCAAAATCCGATTGTCAAATCTTAAAGTAAGTTGTCATCGTCGGTTTGATGCAGTCTCTTCCACAAACCCACCATCATCGTTGAACTCTGATATCATGATAAAATATTCTCGACTCTCTTTTTATTTGATCGTGAAGGCATAGACCTTGATTTTTATAAAGTTTTATTTGCTTATGTTGAtcattatattttattaaatttttctATATACATTAAATTCCAATGTTAAGTTCTAATCACTATCTCTTGATTATAGATATGTACTAAGATATGATGAATAACTAAAGATATTGTGAATATTTGTACTTTTTTTGCAGTCGAACACTTGACATCTCTTAAAATGCCCCTGACGAACACATATAATGTATTACTGTCTTTTTGGCCAATTTTGCATAGGGTATAATGTAATTATGTTAGAGGAGGAAAAAGATGAGGAAGAAAGCCGATCTAGCTCGCTTCCATTACTATGTCATGAACTAGCTTAAAAAGTACATTTTAGGGCTTTGGCCTAGATAATAACTGAAGGCTTCCACCTCGCTGAGAAGGATATTTAGGGTTTTCACCTGACTATGTTCACAGCTTCTGTGCTCacctttttttaatatttaacaaCATAATGGTGTTTTACTGACAAATTCAAGCACAACTAATGCAGGACTTTGAGAATTACTATATTTTCCAATAATTGGTCTAATGATAATGATTTGAATATTCTTTGGTATATTTGAGGTCATATTAATCATGTAACATATGTGTGTGTATCATATCATATTCTGCAGTGCGGATCAGGGCGTTCTGTAGCTCCCATCAAGGCTGGTTTTGTTGCAAGGGTCGGACGAAGAAAGCCTGGAACATGAGTGTGGTGGTTGCCTCTTTGGTATCTGCTTAGTCTCTACAGTTCGCTCTTGAATAAAAAAGTTGTCAGGGGAATAATGAAAGCTCTTCTGAATTCATAAGAATATCAATTGATTTTGTATTACCTATTTCAACATTTCTGCTCATTTGCTGTATTTTGCTTTTTCTATTATCTCTGATACAATCTGCAGATTCCAAGAAATTCACTACAAACTGGCTAATTGAGAATCACTATTAACACATTTTCTGCAAATTTCTTTCCTGAAGTATCTTACAAAATTATAGCAGGTAGTGGCAGCAGTGGTTAAAATCAAATAGATACTTTGGTAATCTCTGAATGGTGTAACTTTTTTTTTTGATAACAGAGATGACATACTAACAATCTGTGAGTTGCTCAGCATCATTTATGAGAGCTCGCGCGACCTCATCTTAAATATATATTTCAGAACAATTTCATGTGCCAGGAGATTGACAAATAGTGCATCCCTTAACATTGGTCCAAAGTGAAAAATCAAGAGATAACTCTGTAAGACAGACTTGTGAGAGAAGATGTTTAGATTTTAGATTTCAAAAGGATTTAATAATTTAGATCGTATGTCATTGCATCCTTTATCAATATCTGAAATGTTTGGTCCCCTTCTCAATCCATATAGATCCAAGTGCCATATTTGGTTGGGTAGCTTCTGGCTGATTTCGCAGTAATATGTATAGCTTATATGATGTAAAATATAATTTGTGAAATAAATAGACATACTTACAAAACAAAGAAGTATCTACTTCGTTAAGCTAAGTTTAGAGAGAACTGCAGCCGCCTGGTCGCCACCTAACAAGAAATATGGATGCCTGAGAGCAGCAGCCGCTGATAAACGCCCCCTGCGCAGGAAACCCCTCTCTGAAATAAGCTTTGTGGCCAAATCCCAGCCTCTACTTGAGTCAATATCAAGAATACTCAGGTCTGGTCTTGATCGAGTCTTTTCTCTCCACTTGTTTAAGTCATACCCAACTGTCTTTAGCTCTAAATTAAAATTCTTTAAGCCTGCAGTTGATCTTAAACTTGGCACTGCCATTTGCAGGAGTACTATCCCAGCAGAATATAGATCGAATAAGTCTGGACTGTTTAGCTGCGTCATAAGAGAAAAAAACAAATTTAAGTTGAACTTATAGCATATAATCCTCTTCTGTTATAGAAAAACCAAACCAAAAAGGTCCTAATACAACGTTGCAGCCCTTGTTACGTCATTGCATTCAACAATAATTAGGGAAGGAAAATCAATTCAGCACAATGATACTATTACTCGATCTTGTTCATGGTATGCATATGGAAATGTATAGTAGTATCAAATTATTATGTAATCAAGAGGCCACGACTTCTTTGATTTGTTAAGCAGATAGTATACAAAAAGAAGACATGGATTATTATCAAGCACCTCTACAAAAAGAGTCCATAAATCTAGTAAGCTGTACCTGCCATAGGATTGGAGAGAAAAGAGCAGCAATCGGCTCTGGTGGTGGATTTGGTGTTTCTTCAGGAAGTACATATAATTCAGGTGGACAGTAATCAGGGTCAAGCAGACCGCGGTCTGGTACATAGTTCTTGCCAATCCGAAGGTCAGCTGCTGCCCCAAAATCTATGAGCTTTATCTGTCCCTTCTTTGTCACAACTAAATTGGCTGGCTTTACATCACGGTGTACAATACCTGTGCCGTGGATCTTCTTTAGTGAAGTGATTATCTGCCGCAATATTTGTTTGATAATTAATGCA
This genomic interval from Apium graveolens cultivar Ventura chromosome 8, ASM990537v1, whole genome shotgun sequence contains the following:
- the LOC141678964 gene encoding thioredoxin H9-like; translated protein: MGWCFSKYDSTAEGSDNEGEFSGGNIHLITDNDVWEQKLAEAERDNKIVIANFSATWCDPCRMMAPYYRDLSEQHSSIMFLSIDVDELAEFSAKWEIKATPTFFFLKNGQQFDKLVGANRPELLKKIASAMDSGAPS
- the LOC141677914 gene encoding eukaryotic translation initiation factor 2 subunit beta-like isoform X2, with amino-acid sequence MGEDSKDDIPELLPFDSTKKKKKKKVVIQDHGDDGVNNLADKAQNLSISEGTENAFVGLKKKKKKPVETNSLSNGSAHAEDEAEGEGSEKPPQYPWEGSDRDYEYEELLGRVFHILRENNPELAGDRRRTVMRPPQVLREGTKKTVFVNFMDLCRAMHRQPDHVMTFLLAEMGTSGSLDGQQRLVVKGRFAPKNFEGILRRYINEYVICNGCRTPDTILSKENRLFFLRCEQCGSGRSVAPIKAGFVARVGRRKPGT
- the LOC141677914 gene encoding eukaryotic translation initiation factor 2 subunit beta-like isoform X1, with the translated sequence MGEDSKDDIPELLPFDSTKKKKKKKVVIQDHGDDGVNNLADKAQNLSISEGTENAFVGLKKKKKKPVETNSLSNGSAHAEGDPDDEAEGEGSEKPPQYPWEGSDRDYEYEELLGRVFHILRENNPELAGDRRRTVMRPPQVLREGTKKTVFVNFMDLCRAMHRQPDHVMTFLLAEMGTSGSLDGQQRLVVKGRFAPKNFEGILRRYINEYVICNGCRTPDTILSKENRLFFLRCEQCGSGRSVAPIKAGFVARVGRRKPGT